From Mya arenaria isolate MELC-2E11 chromosome 12, ASM2691426v1, the proteins below share one genomic window:
- the LOC128211017 gene encoding protein PFC0760c-like codes for MPNKKDGRDQKRNKEEKEKEKEDGDEEVVIMVDGKQFHFSSELLSRHSSVFKQQIKDHKRQQRRFDRLEDDMQYLDVADCMDFEDVSEIGIVIEDFKYSEVKPALDMLLCQGKASDLSQKKIRKILPFLYKYEITKLKDLCEQKLQSLLSSSDNADHKSALDHLYLAEKYSLKRLKSVCIDLCATDTSTANRNNVTKDKHVVEKTKIEILNLMFEKTEKRYEYKLQRIQSDMNKRCRQIETNREKFMEQTEQWKKDMSDKVQEALNEGDQIHADQNEALKKPAKEWDRIYAEISKSIQNAENKGEQIQEDLFEKIQQAVKEGKKMHAEITKVRQCKINEALEESLRENYDLYDQLDQQSVELDERNKRLTEAEIEIEKANLLTDKVNAKLHKYMQKDHELNTWMKWAKPVKEYGEGCACFRHVQYRKCSAVN; via the exons ATGCCAAATAAAAAGGACGGCAGGGACCAGAAAAGAAATAAAGAGGAAAAAGAGAAAGAGAAGGAAGATGGTGATGAAGAGGTTGTGATAATGGTGGACGGAAAGCAGTTTCACTTTTCGAGCGAACTGCTGTCACGGCATTCAAGCGTTTTCAAACAGCAAATAAAGGACCATAAACGGCAACAGAGGCGATTTGATAGACTGGAAGATGACATGCAGTATCTAGATGTCGCAGACTGTATGGACTTCGAGGACGTGAGTGAAATAGGAATAGTCATAGAGGACTTTAAATATTCTGAGGTTAAGCCGGCCTTGGATATGTTGCTATGCCAGGGAAAGGCCAGCGATCTATCAC AAAAGAAAATTCGGAAAATATTGCCGTTTTTGTACAAGTACGAAATAACTAAACTGAAAGATTTATGTGAGCAGAAGCTGCAGAGTCTGTTGTCCTCGAGTGACAATGCTGACCACAAGTCTGCATTAGACCATCTCTATCTGGCTGAAAAATACAGCTTGAAACGGCTAAAGAGCGTTTGCATTGACCTATGTGCAACAGACACCAGCACAGCTAACAGGAACAATGTTACAAAAGATAAACACGTTGTTGAGAAAACAAAGATAGAAATTCTGAACTTGATGTTTGAAAAAACGGAAAAAAGGTACGAATACAAGTTGCAGCGCATACAATCAGATATGAATAAAAGATGTCGACAAATCGAAACGAACAGAGAGAAGTTTATGGAACAAACCGAACAATGGAAAAAAGATATGAGTGATAAAGTGCAAGAAGCCTTAAACGAAGGGGACCAAATACATGCAGATCAGAATGAAGCATTGAAAAAGCCCGCTAAAGAATGGGACAGAATATATGCAGAGATAAGTAAGAGTATTCAAAACGCCGAAAACAAAGGTGAGCAAATACAGGAAGATCTCTTTGAGAAGATTCAGCAAGCTGTCAAAGAAGGGAAGAAAATGCATGCAGAAATAACTAAAGTCAGGCAATGCAAAATCAATGAAGCATTAGAAGAATCTTTAAGGGAGAATTACGATCTATATGATCAACTTGACCAACAATCAGTTGAGCTGGATGAACGAAACAAACGTTTGACGGAAGCTGAAATAGAGATTGAAAAGGCTAATCTCTTGACGGACAAAGTTAATGCGAAACTGCATAAATACATGCAGAAAGATCATGAGCTGAACACTTGGATGAAATGGGCCAAACCGGTAAAGGAATATGGCGAGGGATGCGCATGTTTTCGACATGTGCAATACAGGAAATGTTCAGCTGTCAATTAA
- the LOC128210331 gene encoding microtubule nucleation factor SSNA1-like: MAENEPEVTPMKPDAALQKYSLELLTCVDEMKYRRDVLHKQVLREGQEKERLQVDLRRLTDQLVTLNEAICDHVIARNQINQAILETEAAFRNMATGSENLLHFLKKVTAQIGPLLKEPESTESEETDRGKRKSGRKSETHRR; this comes from the exons atGGCGGAAAACGAACCGGAAGTTACTCCCATGAAACCGGATGCTGCCTTACAGAAGTACAGCCTGGAGCTGCTGACATGTGTCGATGAAATGAA GTACCGTCGTGACGTGCTTCATAAGCAGGTCCTCCGGGAAGGCCAGGAGAAAGAGCGACTCCAGGTGGACCTTCGCCGCCTCACTGACCAGCTGGTGACCCTGAATGAAGCCATCTGTGATCATGTGATCGCCAGGAACCAAATCAACCAAGCCATTTTAG AGACGGAAGCAGCGTTCAGAAACATGGCAACTGGAAGTGAAAATCTGCTCCACTTCCTGAAAAAAGTCACTGCTCAAATAGGACCGCTTCTCAAGGAGCCAGAAAGCACAGAGAGTGAGGAAACCGACCGAGGGAAGCGAAAATCTGGCCGGAAATCGGAAACACATCGTAGATGA